In the genome of Perca fluviatilis chromosome 4, GENO_Pfluv_1.0, whole genome shotgun sequence, one region contains:
- the si:ch211-286o17.1 gene encoding hematopoietic progenitor cell antigen CD34 → MAASSARRTNGPCKMLAFGLLVISSLLNAGVTAQEDEVVAAEAPPVIAEEHIRGDMIPKATEAPKPDDPQIAVFPTIGALDLTEQTTAAAATPTATEEAGDDNDSGPEETADKKAEFTVEVHTDIAKIVEPETPAPMPARGDGPNIPQPVPQDDVVCVSKEAVQDKNAVNLKLKASSNCKDSKVKIESVLQELCGEDCKLDIYQEDNSDQVLVSGKYVEDDVADMAKKFNNDNIKDKTDVEEAVPRWGKNSKLVLVSLLLTGLLLAALLVAGYYLKTHRKNSKGVRLAESFQVDEENQANTLVSVAPLPQEPLDKPTINGESPPENGTNPAPTTNGHSATQTPVADTEM, encoded by the exons CAGGAGTCACGGCACAGGAAGATGAAGTTGTCGCTGCAGAGGCGCCACCTGTGATTGCAGAGGAACACATACGAGGAGACATGATTCCAAAGGCAACTGAAGCTCCTA AGCCAGATGATCCGCAAATCGCGGTTTTCCCTACTATTGGAGCTCTCGATCTGACTGAACAgactacagcagcagcagcaacaccaACAGCTACAGAAGAGGCAGGAGACGACAACGACAGCGGCCCAGAGGAGACAGCAGATAAGAAAGCGGAGTTCACAGTTGAGGTCCATACTGATATTGCCAAAATTGTGGAACCAGAGACCCCAGCACCTATGCCTGCCAGAGGCGACGGTCCCAACATTCCCCAG CCAGTGCCACAGGATGATGTTGTATGTGTCAGCAAGGAGGCGGTCCAGGACAAAAACGCGGTCAATCTAAAACTCAAGGCCTCCTCCAACTGT AAAGACAGCAAAGTGAAGATTGAAAGTGTTCTGCAGGAGCTGTGTGGTGAAGACTGTAAGCTAGATATCTACCAAGAGGACAACTCCGACCAAGTCCTTGTATCTGGAAAGTATGTTGAAG atgatgttGCAGACATGGCTAAGAAGTTCAACAATGACAACATCAAAGATAAG ACTGATGTGGAGGAGGCTGTTCCTCGTTGGGGGAAGAACTCTAAGTTGGTGCTGGTTTCTTTGCTACTGACTGGCCTGTTGCTGGCTGCACTGCTGGTAGCTGGTTATTACCTCAAGACCCACCGCAAGAACTCCAAAGGAGTCAGACTG gCCGAATCTTTCCAGGTGGATGAGGAGAACCAGGCCAATACCCTGGTGTCTGTGGCTCCTCTACCCCAAGAGCCTCTGGACAAGCCGACCATCAATGGTGAGTCTCCACCAGAAAATGGGACCAACCCTGCCCCCACCACTAATGGACACTCTGCCACCCAGACCCCAGTGGCCGACACGGAGATGTGA